The Paenibacillus macerans genome includes a window with the following:
- a CDS encoding radical SAM protein, with translation MRVKKLSLSNFEFSFSQPKQGLFKMGDNDFKIVTEYGRERKVNFNQLLVYLFSEGMNNSLEVSDNIRRYDADFDMSIHEINDLLNQLVEEQFLKFEPRKKELHKHYSYNPVKILNYARSVSAAKKTNEFISLGKLELAVTHKCPFNCTYCSKKEYNPSEQLSLEEKKKVIYEAYELGAQTIALTGGEPLHDEVAEETFELIGYASDLGYKRKVLLTSGYHIDKYFQSIVNSHLDEVQVSYNMSCKFYEDRVRNQYIEKNIKQISGLMDYGIRLGICSVLTNESIGFIDEIIKFCLENKLYSVYFYPVMPVGDAKNIWNEIKLDVSDLKNALALIKERREELKQRLYISAPQSFLQDEKPLQICEGGMYMLYVTESGDTAACACSAASGFNVRDYSLSWIWKESRYFDGYRIVKSVNSLCQNCDDYSLCINSCVCRENLAARNFKFSSGKCALITENLKINEIGSVME, from the coding sequence ATGCGGGTGAAAAAATTGAGTTTATCGAATTTCGAATTTTCATTCTCCCAACCTAAGCAAGGCCTGTTTAAGATGGGCGATAACGATTTTAAGATTGTCACGGAGTACGGGAGAGAAAGGAAAGTAAATTTTAATCAGCTCTTGGTATATTTGTTTTCGGAAGGAATGAATAATTCTTTGGAGGTAAGTGACAACATCCGGAGATATGATGCCGACTTCGATATGTCCATCCATGAAATTAACGATCTATTGAATCAACTGGTTGAAGAACAATTTCTGAAGTTTGAACCGAGGAAAAAAGAGTTGCACAAACATTATTCTTATAATCCCGTGAAGATATTGAATTACGCCAGATCCGTTTCTGCCGCGAAAAAAACTAACGAATTTATTTCTTTAGGGAAATTAGAGTTGGCCGTTACCCATAAATGCCCGTTTAATTGTACATATTGCAGCAAGAAAGAATATAACCCCTCAGAACAGTTATCTTTAGAGGAAAAGAAAAAAGTAATTTACGAAGCTTATGAGTTGGGAGCACAAACGATCGCTTTAACAGGCGGGGAACCTTTGCATGATGAAGTTGCGGAGGAAACTTTTGAACTAATTGGTTACGCATCTGACTTAGGTTACAAAAGAAAAGTATTGTTGACAAGCGGGTACCATATCGACAAATATTTTCAATCCATAGTTAATTCGCATCTGGATGAAGTTCAGGTCTCCTACAATATGAGTTGTAAGTTTTACGAAGATAGAGTCCGGAACCAATATATTGAAAAGAATATTAAACAAATAAGCGGATTAATGGATTACGGTATCCGTTTGGGCATATGCAGCGTTTTGACAAATGAAAGTATTGGTTTCATCGATGAGATAATTAAATTCTGTTTAGAGAATAAACTATATAGTGTTTACTTCTATCCGGTGATGCCGGTTGGGGATGCCAAGAATATATGGAATGAGATCAAATTGGATGTGTCGGACTTGAAAAATGCACTGGCATTAATCAAAGAAAGGAGGGAGGAGCTCAAACAAAGGCTGTATATTTCCGCGCCGCAGTCGTTTTTGCAGGATGAGAAACCGCTGCAAATTTGCGAGGGCGGAATGTATATGCTCTACGTTACCGAAAGCGGCGATACGGCTGCTTGTGCTTGTTCCGCTGCTTCGGGTTTCAATGTCCGCGATTATTCCTTGTCTTGGATCTGGAAGGAATCCAGATATTTTGACGGATACAGAATTGTTAAATCAGTAAACAGCTTATGCCAGAATTGCGATGATTACTCTCTTTGTATAAATAGTTGCGTTTGCAGAGAGAACTTGGCCGCGCGGAATTTTAAATTTAGCTCCGGAAAATGTGCACTCATTACGGAAAATTTAAAAATCAACGAAATAGGATCGGTGATGGAATGA
- a CDS encoding class I SAM-dependent methyltransferase, which yields MDQEGRPCCGTAPYGYRLEISVGLLVLIMGNTDKFEMIANKYDTSERIQIAKVSSNTNIFMAQVLLHIHDVELVLSRLYEVLNESGHLLIVDFNKNEKIVSDMVHNGFDQAELTDMMTKIGYRDIQSKTFYTGSKIFMGYDASLFILDSRK from the coding sequence ATGGATCAGGAGGGACGCCCTTGCTGCGGCACAGCCCCTTATGGCTATCGCCTTGAAATATCTGTAGGTTTATTGGTGTTAATAATGGGGAATACGGATAAGTTTGAGATGATAGCTAATAAGTATGACACCTCTGAAAGAATTCAAATCGCAAAGGTATCATCAAATACCAATATTTTTATGGCTCAGGTTTTACTCCATATTCATGATGTTGAGTTAGTTTTATCAAGATTATATGAGGTTCTAAATGAAAGCGGACATTTACTAATCGTAGATTTTAATAAAAATGAAAAAATAGTTTCTGATATGGTCCATAACGGGTTTGATCAGGCAGAGTTAACTGACATGATGACAAAAATCGGATACAGGGATATTCAATCTAAAACTTTCTATACCGGAAGTAAAATATTCATGGGTTATGATGCATCTTTGTTTATCCTTGATTCTCGGAAATAG
- a CDS encoding right-handed parallel beta-helix repeat-containing protein, with product MNKRIGIRFLVVIMMIYVFAFNLGGKTVKANSVYYVSTTGNDITGTGTLSNPWKTIQKAADTMKAGDTCIIRGGTYRETVTLHTSGTSANPINFKAYTGENVTVSGADPVTGWENYSGSIYYAEMTGSLGTKNQIFVNKQLQFEARWPNSPTLDPLNSTYATVDSGSTTTIKDGDLTQAPGYWVGKTVWSVPGTGYKSYKSTITGSRDGSITFDQMAAAATGGNSYYITGNLEDLDSAGEWYYDSITGRLYLWAPGGVDPNTLTVEAKKRTYAFDLSSRSYINITGINIFASSIKMSNSNYCKVSNMIAEYVSHDSDVTRQYSTGIFMSGTNNELRDSTLTYSSGNLVSIEGTGNKVINNLIHEANYSAADIPAIYLLGANHLISHNTVYNAGRHLIFMPTQNSRIQYNNLYNAGKLTKDCGILYEFAWDGQGTVIHHNYIHDNLAKNYSGTGIYLDNGSKGYIVHHNVVWGNYTGIRLNTPSNFNLIYNNTTYSNGNVGYWGSNFQSDMYGDRIFNNIFTTAFKLPGTHIEGNNITSETNPLFVNPTAYDFRLQSTSPAINAGVVISGITNDYVGAAPDIGAYEFGGTDWTAGHDFSSPPDPVFESVSLLYVNNVRQSDFEKGIISPWAATYSDTAVSVPVPRSGSKSVRLGPGEDGIEQVLTGLSPNTSYVCTAWVKADIGEQIQIGVNGFEGTDASATSDSTSWTMVNIPFTTGAGATRATVYAYKKPGTAYVYVDDFGVVEQ from the coding sequence ATGAATAAGAGAATAGGCATTAGATTTTTAGTTGTAATTATGATGATTTATGTATTTGCTTTTAATCTGGGTGGGAAAACTGTAAAGGCAAATTCCGTATATTATGTTTCTACAACGGGGAATGACATTACTGGAACCGGTACACTATCAAATCCATGGAAAACCATACAAAAGGCAGCAGATACCATGAAAGCCGGAGATACCTGCATCATACGAGGTGGTACATACCGGGAAACAGTAACACTTCATACTTCCGGAACTTCTGCAAATCCCATAAACTTTAAGGCTTATACAGGAGAGAACGTAACGGTATCCGGTGCCGATCCGGTTACTGGCTGGGAAAATTACTCCGGATCCATCTATTATGCGGAAATGACGGGTTCCCTTGGAACAAAAAATCAGATATTTGTTAATAAGCAATTGCAATTTGAAGCCAGATGGCCCAATTCACCAACACTTGATCCCTTAAATTCAACATATGCAACCGTTGATTCCGGCTCCACTACAACCATCAAGGATGGGGACTTAACTCAGGCACCTGGATACTGGGTTGGCAAAACGGTTTGGAGTGTTCCGGGAACAGGCTATAAATCTTATAAAAGTACCATTACCGGCTCAAGGGACGGCTCCATTACCTTTGATCAAATGGCTGCTGCAGCGACAGGCGGTAACAGCTATTATATTACTGGTAATCTTGAAGATCTTGACAGTGCGGGAGAATGGTATTATGACAGCATTACTGGCAGACTTTATTTATGGGCCCCTGGTGGAGTTGATCCGAATACTTTGACAGTAGAAGCAAAGAAGCGGACTTATGCATTTGATTTAAGTTCCCGCTCTTACATAAATATTACCGGAATTAATATCTTTGCCTCCAGCATTAAAATGTCTAATTCTAATTACTGTAAAGTTTCTAATATGATTGCGGAATATGTCAGTCATGATTCGGATGTTACCAGACAATACAGTACAGGGATATTTATGTCCGGTACCAATAATGAGCTTAGAGACAGTACTTTGACCTACAGTTCCGGTAATCTGGTGAGTATAGAGGGAACAGGAAATAAAGTAATTAATAATCTTATTCATGAAGCCAATTATTCGGCAGCGGATATTCCGGCAATCTATCTATTGGGGGCAAACCATCTAATCAGTCATAATACGGTATATAACGCTGGGCGTCACCTGATATTTATGCCTACCCAAAACAGCCGGATACAATATAATAATCTGTACAATGCAGGAAAGCTGACAAAAGACTGCGGAATACTCTATGAATTTGCCTGGGATGGGCAAGGGACGGTAATTCATCATAATTACATCCATGATAATCTGGCAAAGAATTATTCCGGCACGGGTATCTATCTGGATAACGGTAGCAAGGGCTATATTGTGCATCATAATGTTGTATGGGGAAACTATACAGGGATAAGATTGAATACACCCAGTAATTTTAACCTGATATATAACAATACCACCTACAGTAACGGAAATGTAGGATATTGGGGAAGTAATTTTCAGTCAGATATGTACGGCGACAGAATTTTCAACAATATCTTTACTACAGCCTTTAAACTGCCTGGTACTCATATAGAGGGAAATAATATTACCTCAGAAACCAATCCGTTATTTGTGAATCCCACAGCATATGATTTCAGGCTGCAGTCCACTTCTCCAGCTATTAATGCAGGGGTTGTAATATCCGGAATCACGAATGATTATGTTGGTGCGGCCCCGGATATTGGAGCATATGAGTTCGGTGGAACTGACTGGACGGCCGGGCATGATTTTTCTTCACCTCCGGACCCGGTTTTTGAGAGTGTCAGCTTACTTTATGTTAATAACGTAAGGCAATCTGATTTCGAGAAAGGGATAATCTCACCATGGGCAGCAACATATTCAGATACTGCTGTAAGCGTACCGGTACCAAGAAGCGGCTCTAAGAGTGTTAGATTGGGACCCGGAGAAGATGGTATCGAGCAGGTACTTACAGGGCTAAGTCCTAATACCAGCTATGTGTGTACCGCTTGGGTGAAGGCAGACATAGGTGAGCAGATTCAGATTGGCGTTAATGGCTTTGAAGGAACGGATGCATCTGCAACATCTGACAGTACATCATGGACAATGGTAAACATTCCTTTTACAACCGGAGCAGGCGCTACCAGGGCAACAGTGTATGCTTACAAGAAGCCTGGCACAGCATATGTTTATGTGGATGATTTTGGGGTAGTTGAGCAATAA